The following coding sequences are from one Phenylobacterium glaciei window:
- a CDS encoding DUF1428 domain-containing protein, translated as MPYVDGFVLAVPKAKLEAYKAFAGKAGAVWKGYGALAYVECVGEDVPIGQLTSFPRAVQATDDEVVIFSWIVYEDRAQRDAVSAKVMADPILKSEEAVELFDGKRMIYGGFQPFIEL; from the coding sequence ATGCCCTATGTCGACGGTTTCGTACTCGCGGTCCCCAAGGCCAAGCTCGAGGCCTACAAGGCTTTCGCCGGCAAGGCGGGCGCGGTCTGGAAGGGGTACGGCGCGCTCGCCTATGTCGAATGTGTCGGCGAGGATGTGCCCATTGGCCAGCTGACCTCGTTCCCCCGGGCGGTGCAGGCCACCGACGATGAGGTCGTGATCTTTTCTTGGATCGTCTATGAGGATCGCGCACAGCGTGACGCTGTCAGCGCCAAGGTCATGGCCGATCCGATCCTCAAGTCCGAGGAAGCCGTCGAACTCTTCGACGGCAAGCGGATGATTTATGGCGGCTTTCAGCCTTTCATCGAGCTCTAG
- a CDS encoding serine hydrolase domain-containing protein: MADGSVRGFTADNYSKVREAFQANLASGADVGASFCATVDGETVVDLWGGWADAEKTRPWEADTIVNVYSTTKTMTALTALLLADRGELDFAAPVAKYWPEFAANGKADVKVSHLMSHSAGLSGWKEPITTEDLYDWEKATSLLAAQAPYWTPGSAPGYHALTQGYLVGEVVRRITGKSLGTVFRQEIAEPLGADFHIGLPASEDARVADLIPPPPGAGIADGEQSELVANMSRNPGIDPVATRTRAWRGAEIPAAGGTGNARSVAEIHVLLANGGVAKGKRILSEAGCRKALELQVEGTDLILGGPARFGMGFGLPSATVPMRNPNTIYWGGYGGSLIIIDMDARTTVAYAMNKMAPTTTGDMRAFGLMMAMG; the protein is encoded by the coding sequence CCAACCTGGCCTCCGGCGCCGACGTCGGCGCGTCCTTCTGCGCCACGGTCGACGGCGAGACGGTGGTCGACCTCTGGGGCGGCTGGGCCGACGCGGAGAAGACCCGGCCTTGGGAAGCCGACACCATCGTCAACGTCTATTCCACCACCAAGACCATGACGGCGCTGACCGCCCTGCTGCTGGCCGACCGCGGAGAGCTCGATTTCGCAGCCCCGGTCGCCAAGTATTGGCCGGAGTTCGCCGCCAACGGCAAGGCCGACGTCAAGGTCAGCCACCTGATGAGCCATTCCGCCGGCCTCTCGGGCTGGAAGGAACCGATCACCACCGAGGACCTCTACGACTGGGAAAAGGCCACCTCCCTGCTGGCCGCCCAGGCGCCCTATTGGACGCCGGGCTCCGCGCCGGGCTACCACGCCCTGACCCAGGGCTACCTGGTGGGCGAGGTGGTGCGCCGCATCACCGGCAAGTCCCTGGGGACCGTCTTCCGCCAGGAGATCGCTGAGCCCCTGGGCGCCGACTTCCATATCGGTCTGCCGGCCAGCGAGGATGCCCGCGTCGCCGACCTGATCCCGCCGCCGCCGGGCGCCGGCATCGCCGACGGCGAGCAGTCCGAGCTGGTGGCCAACATGTCCCGCAATCCCGGCATCGATCCGGTGGCCACCCGTACCCGGGCCTGGCGCGGCGCCGAGATCCCCGCCGCCGGGGGTACGGGCAATGCCCGCTCGGTGGCTGAGATCCATGTCCTGCTGGCCAATGGCGGCGTCGCCAAGGGCAAGCGCATCCTCTCCGAGGCCGGCTGCCGCAAGGCCCTGGAACTGCAGGTGGAGGGAACCGACCTGATCCTCGGCGGCCCGGCCCGCTTCGGCATGGGCTTCGGCCTGCCGAGCGCCACCGTCCCCATGCGCAACCCCAACACCATCTACTGGGGCGGCTATGGCGGCTCGCTGATCATCATCGACATGGATGCGCGCACCACAGTCGCCTACGCCATGAACAAGATGGCCCCCACCACCACCGGCGACATGCGCGCCTTCGGCCTGATGATGGCGATGGGGTAA
- a CDS encoding catalase produces the protein MTKPKDAPASADTSYVGNGGELHQTASAPEARMTTNFGVPLADDQNSLKAGARGPSLLEDFILREKIQHFDHERIPERIVHARGSAAHGYFELTESLETYTRAKILTEVGVKTELFTRFSTVAGGAGSVDTPRDVRGFAVKFYTKEGNWDLVGNNIPVFFIQDAIKFPDLIHAVKMEADRGYPQAASAHDTFWDFIGLMPESTHMIMWAMSDRAIPRSLRMMEGFGVNTFRLLNDKDEATFVKFHWRPKLGTQSTGWDEAVKIAGADPDYHRRDLFEAVDSGAFPEWEFGVQLLSQAQADALPFDILDATKLIPEEMVPIKMIGRMVLDRNVDNFFAETEQAAFLPTNMPPGIDVSDDPLLQGRLFSYQDTQLSRLGSVNFHQLPINRAKGCPFQNFQRDGHMQTEVPVGRANYEPNSLAQGGEQGGPREDPKGGFRTAAATDSGPKARLRAETFADHYSQARLFYASQTQIEQAHLASALVFELSKCSFEHVRLRILANLQNVDAGLAQRVADGLAMDLPAKSEAAVKPVDMDLSPALRIVGKYPETLNGRAVGILVTDGADGALINAVKKAALAEGASVKIIAPKVGGVKLKDGKLLPVDGQLAGTPSVLFDAVALVVSEAGCDQLLMESAATDFVANAFVHLKAIGFTAEAQALLDKANVEPDAGIVDLAEGAEAFIPPARTRQWDREPKVRMLA, from the coding sequence ATGACCAAGCCCAAAGACGCGCCCGCGAGCGCGGACACCTCGTACGTCGGAAACGGCGGCGAGCTGCACCAGACCGCCAGCGCGCCCGAAGCCCGGATGACCACCAATTTCGGCGTGCCGCTCGCCGACGACCAGAACTCGCTGAAAGCCGGCGCGCGCGGGCCCAGCCTGCTGGAGGACTTCATCCTGCGGGAGAAGATCCAGCACTTCGACCATGAGCGCATTCCCGAGCGGATCGTGCATGCGCGCGGCTCGGCGGCGCACGGCTATTTCGAGCTGACGGAGTCGCTGGAGACATACACCCGCGCCAAGATCCTCACCGAGGTGGGGGTGAAGACCGAGCTGTTCACCCGCTTCTCCACCGTGGCCGGCGGCGCGGGGTCTGTGGACACGCCCCGCGACGTGCGCGGCTTCGCCGTGAAGTTCTACACCAAGGAGGGCAACTGGGACCTGGTGGGCAACAACATCCCGGTGTTCTTCATCCAGGACGCCATCAAGTTCCCGGACCTGATCCACGCGGTGAAGATGGAGGCCGACCGCGGCTATCCGCAGGCGGCCAGCGCCCATGACACCTTCTGGGACTTCATCGGCCTGATGCCGGAGAGCACCCACATGATCATGTGGGCCATGTCGGACCGCGCTATCCCGCGCAGCCTGCGGATGATGGAGGGCTTTGGGGTCAACACCTTCCGGCTGTTGAACGACAAGGACGAGGCGACCTTCGTCAAGTTCCACTGGCGGCCGAAGCTGGGGACCCAGTCCACCGGCTGGGACGAGGCGGTGAAGATCGCCGGCGCCGATCCGGACTACCACCGCCGCGACCTGTTCGAGGCCGTCGACTCAGGCGCCTTCCCGGAATGGGAGTTCGGGGTGCAGCTGTTGAGCCAGGCGCAGGCCGACGCCCTGCCCTTCGACATCCTGGACGCCACCAAGCTGATCCCCGAGGAGATGGTCCCCATCAAGATGATCGGGCGGATGGTGCTCGACCGGAACGTCGACAACTTCTTCGCCGAGACCGAGCAGGCCGCCTTCCTGCCCACCAACATGCCGCCTGGGATCGATGTGTCGGATGACCCGCTGCTGCAGGGCCGGCTGTTCTCCTACCAGGACACCCAGCTGTCGCGGCTGGGCTCGGTGAACTTCCACCAGCTGCCGATCAACCGCGCCAAGGGCTGCCCCTTCCAGAACTTCCAGCGCGACGGCCACATGCAGACGGAGGTCCCCGTCGGCCGGGCGAACTATGAGCCCAACAGCCTGGCGCAGGGCGGCGAACAGGGGGGTCCGCGCGAGGATCCCAAGGGCGGCTTCCGCACGGCGGCCGCGACCGACAGTGGGCCGAAGGCGCGGCTGCGGGCCGAGACCTTCGCCGACCACTACAGTCAGGCGCGGCTGTTCTACGCCTCGCAGACGCAGATCGAGCAGGCCCATCTGGCCAGCGCCCTGGTGTTCGAGCTGTCCAAGTGCAGTTTCGAGCATGTGCGGCTGCGCATCCTCGCCAACCTGCAGAACGTGGATGCGGGCCTCGCCCAGCGGGTGGCCGACGGCCTGGCCATGGACCTGCCGGCCAAGTCCGAGGCGGCGGTCAAGCCCGTGGACATGGACCTCTCGCCGGCGTTGCGGATCGTCGGCAAGTATCCCGAGACCCTGAACGGCCGGGCGGTGGGCATCCTGGTCACCGACGGCGCCGACGGCGCGCTGATCAATGCGGTGAAAAAGGCGGCGCTGGCCGAAGGCGCCAGCGTCAAGATCATCGCCCCCAAGGTGGGCGGCGTGAAGCTGAAGGACGGCAAGCTGTTGCCGGTGGACGGCCAGTTGGCGGGGACGCCCTCGGTGCTGTTCGACGCCGTGGCCCTGGTGGTGTCGGAAGCCGGTTGCGACCAGCTGCTGATGGAGAGCGCGGCGACGGACTTCGTCGCCAACGCCTTCGTGCACCTGAAGGCCATCGGCTTCACCGCCGAGGCGCAAGCCTTGCTGGACAAGGCCAATGTGGAGCCGGACGCCGGGATCGTGGACCTGGCCGAGGGCGCCGAGGCCTTTATCCCGCCGGCCCGCACCCGCCAGTGGGACCGCGAGCCGAAGGTGAGGATGCTGGCTTAG